The proteins below are encoded in one region of Streptomyces sp. NBC_00490:
- a CDS encoding MFS transporter, with protein MTYRDIATRPVLIWACTAVAARMPVAMAPLALVFLVRERPGGYTLGAALAAAYVIGEIIGAPVLGMRMDPARGRRHLMLGLAGGAAGFAGLGVLAGAHPVLGVFAFLAGAAPSAAAGGQRALLTSLVPERSVAQALSAESMLMSGVWAVSPVAVAGLALGVAPRLPLLLGAALMALSIAGHRWLPARWDTGERGGESGRIRVLVRAWPVYVTGAASLTLLGLAELTLPALLEQRGIGVGWSGPMLAGLAVGAGLGAFVYGLRSWPGRLRGRSVVLMCGMSVFVSLAALIPGAAGIAVALVLAGTLQSGALITRNLSLREALPPGALAAGYSVMYAAAGAGYAATGSLAGGLLQVVTPSTAILAGVALTLLLTALGWWGEVRREGIRREGAGSAAPDAAAGSGSVADLTDDAAGPGCGR; from the coding sequence ATGACCTACCGAGACATCGCCACCAGACCGGTCCTCATCTGGGCCTGCACCGCCGTCGCCGCCCGTATGCCGGTCGCCATGGCCCCGTTGGCGCTGGTCTTCCTGGTGCGTGAGCGCCCCGGCGGCTACACGCTGGGGGCGGCGCTCGCGGCGGCGTACGTGATCGGCGAGATCATCGGGGCGCCGGTGCTCGGGATGCGGATGGACCCGGCGCGGGGCCGGCGGCACCTGATGCTCGGGCTCGCGGGCGGGGCGGCCGGGTTCGCGGGGCTCGGGGTGCTGGCCGGGGCGCATCCCGTGCTGGGCGTGTTCGCGTTCCTGGCCGGGGCGGCTCCTTCCGCTGCCGCCGGAGGGCAGCGGGCGCTGCTGACCTCGCTGGTCCCGGAGCGGTCCGTGGCACAGGCGCTGTCCGCCGAGTCGATGCTGATGTCCGGGGTGTGGGCCGTCTCCCCGGTCGCGGTGGCCGGGCTCGCCCTTGGCGTCGCACCGCGCCTCCCGCTGCTGCTCGGCGCCGCGCTGATGGCGCTGTCGATCGCGGGGCACCGTTGGCTGCCGGCCCGTTGGGACACGGGCGAGCGGGGCGGGGAGTCGGGCCGGATCAGAGTCCTGGTGCGCGCCTGGCCGGTGTACGTCACGGGCGCGGCGAGCCTCACGCTGCTCGGCCTGGCGGAACTGACGTTGCCCGCCTTGCTGGAACAGCGCGGCATCGGGGTCGGCTGGTCCGGGCCGATGCTGGCGGGGCTGGCGGTCGGGGCGGGGCTCGGGGCGTTCGTGTACGGGCTGCGGTCGTGGCCCGGGCGGCTCCGGGGGCGCAGTGTCGTGCTGATGTGCGGGATGTCGGTCTTCGTGAGCCTCGCCGCGCTGATACCGGGGGCGGCCGGGATCGCGGTCGCCCTCGTCCTGGCGGGCACGCTCCAGTCGGGCGCGCTGATCACCCGCAACCTGTCCCTGCGGGAGGCGCTGCCGCCGGGCGCGCTGGCCGCGGGGTACTCCGTGATGTACGCGGCCGCGGGCGCGGGGTACGCGGCGACCGGGTCCCTCGCCGGTGGACTGCTCCAGGTGGTGACCCCGTCCACGGCGATCCTGGCAGGCGTGGCACTGACGTTGCTGCTGACGGCACTCGGGTGGTGGGGAGAGGTACGACGGGAGGGCATACGGCGGGAGGGCGCTGGGTCGGCCGCTCCTGACGCTGCCGCGGGCTCAGGGTCCGTGGCGGACCTGACCGACGATGCCGCTGGGCCTGGCTGCGGCCGGTGA
- a CDS encoding enoyl-CoA hydratase/isomerase family protein, producing MASAGVRQETRDQVSHITLDRPEALNALTPGQRDHLIGLLGDASGDPEVRAVVLTGTGRGFCAGADLRGALTGGDRVPGDVARTIRLGAQRLITAVLDCEKPVIAAVNGTAAGIGAHLALACDLVLAAESARFIEVFVRRGLVPDGGGAYLLTRLIGPQRAKELMFFGDALSAADAERLGLVNRVVPDGELDKTAREWAARLAAGPTRALVLTKQLVNASLDGDRATAFAAEAAAQEINMTTEDAQEGVASFVERRSPEFRGR from the coding sequence ATGGCGTCGGCAGGGGTGCGCCAGGAGACACGCGACCAGGTCTCGCACATCACACTCGACCGGCCCGAGGCCCTCAACGCCCTCACCCCCGGACAGCGGGACCACCTCATCGGGCTGCTCGGCGACGCCTCCGGCGACCCGGAGGTGCGGGCCGTGGTGCTGACCGGCACGGGGCGGGGGTTCTGCGCGGGCGCGGATCTGCGAGGGGCGCTCACGGGAGGCGACCGGGTCCCCGGTGACGTGGCCCGCACGATCCGGCTCGGCGCCCAGCGGCTGATCACGGCCGTCCTCGACTGCGAGAAACCCGTGATCGCCGCGGTGAACGGGACGGCGGCGGGCATCGGCGCACACCTCGCGCTCGCCTGCGACCTCGTCCTCGCGGCCGAATCGGCCCGGTTCATCGAGGTGTTCGTGCGCCGGGGACTCGTACCGGACGGAGGCGGCGCGTATCTGCTGACCCGGCTGATCGGCCCGCAACGCGCCAAGGAGCTGATGTTCTTCGGCGACGCGCTGAGCGCCGCCGACGCCGAACGCCTCGGCCTGGTCAACCGGGTCGTGCCGGACGGGGAGCTGGACAAGACGGCCCGTGAATGGGCGGCCCGCCTCGCCGCGGGGCCGACCCGCGCCCTCGTCCTGACCAAGCAGCTCGTCAACGCCTCCCTCGACGGCGACCGCGCCACCGCGTTCGCCGCGGAGGCCGCCGCACAGGAGATCAACATGACGACCGAGGACGCCCAGGAGGGGGTGGCGAGCTTCGTGGAGCGGCGGAGCCCGGAGTTCCGGGGGCGCTGA
- a CDS encoding Zn-dependent alcohol dehydrogenase, which produces MRGVVFDGKRVEVVDDLEVRGPGPGEVLVAIAAAGLCHSDLSVVDGTIPFPVPVVLGHEGAGVVEAVGEGVSHVSAGDHVSLSTLANCGTCADCDRGRPTMCRKAIGRPGQPFARGGRPVFQFASNSAFAERTVVKAVQVVRIPRDIPLPSAALIGCGVLTGVGAVLNRAKVDRGDSVVVIGTGGIGLNVLQGARIAGALRIVAVDANPAKEAVARQFGATDFLTSTEGVRELLPTGADHVFECVGRVELVRQAVDLLDRHGQAVLLGMPAAGAEASFVVASMFLDKSILGCRYGSSRPQRDIALYAELYREGRLLLDELVTQTYPVEEFERAVADAEAGKVARGVLTF; this is translated from the coding sequence ATGCGCGGCGTGGTGTTCGACGGGAAGCGGGTCGAGGTCGTCGACGACCTGGAGGTACGGGGACCGGGGCCGGGCGAGGTGCTGGTCGCCATCGCGGCGGCGGGGCTGTGCCACAGCGATCTGTCCGTGGTGGACGGGACCATTCCCTTTCCGGTGCCCGTGGTGCTGGGACACGAGGGGGCCGGGGTCGTCGAGGCCGTGGGGGAGGGGGTGTCGCATGTCTCGGCCGGGGACCATGTGTCCCTGTCCACACTGGCCAACTGCGGTACCTGCGCGGACTGCGACCGGGGGCGGCCGACCATGTGCCGCAAGGCGATCGGGCGGCCGGGACAGCCGTTCGCGCGGGGCGGGCGGCCGGTCTTCCAGTTCGCGTCCAACTCCGCCTTCGCCGAGCGGACCGTGGTGAAGGCCGTGCAGGTGGTGCGTATCCCCCGGGACATCCCGCTGCCCTCCGCCGCGCTCATCGGGTGCGGGGTGCTGACCGGCGTCGGAGCCGTGCTCAACCGGGCCAAGGTGGATCGCGGGGACAGCGTCGTCGTGATCGGCACCGGGGGCATCGGGCTCAACGTCCTCCAAGGGGCCCGGATCGCGGGGGCGCTGCGGATCGTCGCCGTCGACGCCAACCCCGCCAAGGAGGCGGTGGCGCGGCAGTTCGGGGCGACCGACTTCCTGACCTCCACGGAGGGGGTGCGGGAGCTGCTGCCGACGGGGGCGGACCATGTCTTCGAGTGCGTCGGGCGGGTGGAACTCGTCCGCCAGGCCGTCGATCTGCTGGACCGGCACGGTCAGGCCGTGCTGCTCGGGATGCCGGCCGCCGGGGCCGAGGCGTCCTTCGTCGTGGCGTCCATGTTCCTGGACAAGTCGATCCTGGGATGCCGGTACGGGTCGTCCAGGCCGCAGCGGGACATCGCCCTGTACGCCGAGCTGTATCGCGAAGGGCGGCTGCTGCTCGACGAGTTGGTGACGCAGACGTATCCGGTCGAGGAGTTCGAGCGGGCGGTGGCGGACGCGGAGGCGGGGAAGGTGGCCAGAGGGGTGCTGACCTTCTGA
- a CDS encoding SDR family oxidoreductase encodes MGNFLAGKVVAVTGAGRGIGRAVALCAAAEGASVVVNDYGVSVDGGSPTSEVASGVVKEIESAGGEAVAVADDVSTMAGGQRVVDVALSSYGRLDGVVCVAGILRERMLFNMTEEEWDPVVATHLKGTFTVFRAASAVMRKQRTGTLIGFTSGNHQGSVSQANYSAAKGGIISLVRSAALGLNKYGVTANAVAPVARTRMSAGVPMELAEIGEPEDVAALVVYLLSERAREVTGQVYTVAGPKIAVWAQPRELRSAYASGGWTPETIAEFLPGSVGVDPMPMLERLAAMERAAREGERPNA; translated from the coding sequence ATGGGGAACTTCTTGGCAGGCAAGGTGGTCGCCGTGACGGGGGCGGGACGCGGGATCGGGCGGGCGGTGGCGCTCTGCGCGGCGGCCGAGGGGGCATCCGTCGTCGTCAACGACTACGGGGTATCGGTGGACGGCGGGTCGCCGACGAGCGAGGTCGCCTCGGGCGTGGTCAAGGAGATCGAGTCGGCCGGCGGGGAGGCCGTCGCGGTCGCCGACGACGTGTCGACCATGGCGGGGGGACAGCGGGTCGTCGACGTGGCCCTGTCGTCGTACGGGCGGCTGGACGGCGTCGTGTGCGTAGCCGGGATCCTGCGCGAGCGGATGCTGTTCAACATGACCGAGGAGGAGTGGGATCCGGTCGTCGCCACCCACCTCAAGGGCACCTTCACCGTGTTCCGGGCCGCGTCCGCCGTCATGCGGAAACAGCGGACCGGGACCCTGATCGGGTTCACCAGCGGAAACCACCAAGGGTCCGTCTCGCAGGCCAACTACAGCGCCGCGAAGGGCGGCATCATCTCGCTGGTCCGGAGTGCGGCGCTGGGGCTGAACAAGTACGGGGTGACCGCGAACGCGGTGGCGCCGGTGGCGCGTACGCGGATGTCCGCCGGGGTGCCGATGGAGCTGGCGGAGATCGGGGAGCCGGAGGATGTGGCCGCACTCGTCGTGTATCTGCTGTCGGAGCGGGCCCGGGAGGTCACCGGGCAGGTCTACACGGTCGCCGGGCCGAAGATCGCGGTGTGGGCGCAGCCGAGGGAGCTGCGCTCGGCGTATGCCTCCGGCGGTTGGACGCCGGAAACGATCGCGGAGTTTTTGCCGGGGTCCGTGGGGGTGGACCCGATGCCGATGCTGGAGCGGCTTGCCGCCATGGAGAGGGCCGCGCGTGAGGGGGAACGTCCTAACGCCTAG
- a CDS encoding flavin reductase family protein — MGQAGMAEAAVRYLRSAGAAPVDAMPRPELRCVREDERAPVAPAEFRRVLGSFASGVAVVTSPAAEGEDGPAGFACQSFAALSLDPPLVAFMVGRTSTTWPRIARAGVFCVNVLAAHQGELCRGFAVSGADKFAGVAFDAAPASGSPRLADTLAWIDCTIHAVHTGGDHLIVVGRVDALGAADEDRAPLLFHKGRFV; from the coding sequence ATGGGACAAGCAGGTATGGCCGAGGCCGCCGTCCGCTATCTCCGGTCGGCCGGCGCGGCGCCCGTGGACGCGATGCCGCGGCCCGAGCTGCGCTGTGTCCGCGAGGACGAGCGAGCGCCGGTCGCACCGGCCGAGTTCCGGCGGGTGCTCGGGAGCTTCGCCTCCGGCGTGGCCGTCGTCACCTCACCCGCCGCCGAGGGCGAGGACGGCCCCGCCGGCTTCGCCTGCCAGTCCTTCGCCGCCCTGTCCCTCGACCCGCCCCTCGTCGCCTTCATGGTCGGCCGTACGTCGACGACCTGGCCCCGTATCGCCCGCGCCGGGGTGTTCTGCGTCAACGTCCTCGCCGCCCACCAGGGCGAGCTGTGCCGTGGCTTCGCGGTGAGCGGCGCGGACAAGTTCGCGGGCGTCGCCTTCGACGCGGCACCGGCGTCCGGCTCACCGCGGCTGGCGGACACGCTCGCGTGGATCGACTGCACGATCCACGCCGTGCACACGGGCGGCGACCACCTCATCGTGGTGGGACGGGTGGACGCGCTGGGGGCGGCCGACGAGGACCGGGCACCGCTGCTCTTCCACAAGGGGCGGTTCGTCTAG
- a CDS encoding acetate--CoA ligase family protein: protein MLGSTHGTLTTDSRRARVIACGEQPGPAVHGRPAEVDDLDVSGRPLYCDVPDLDRFFRPESVAVIGASDAEGRPNTGVTRQLVAWAERVGARLHPVHPTRPSVFGIPCSPSVADLPEQVDLAVLLVADPLPVVEELAEAKVKFAVVFASGFAETGEEGAAAQARLSAAVRRSGMRLLGPNTNLNAFERFRDDLDGPAIALITQSGHQGRPVFALQELGIRLSHWAPTGNEADLETADFLSYFAERPEVGAIACYLEGLKDGRSFLLSADRAARRKVPVVAVKVGRTETGARTAASHTGKLTGADTVVDAAMRQYGVIRVDGLDELQDTAALLARARPPHAEGVVVYSISGGTGAHFADLATEAGLSLPTLSDTKQAELHQWIPEYLNVANPVDNGGHPVGDWRGRKIIDAILDDPAVGVLICPVTGPFPPLSDKLVQDLVDAAERTDKLVCVVWGSPVGTEPAYREVLLGSSRVATFRTVGNCITAVRAYLDHHRFVAAYRSPLDEAPRTTSPSFRKAQALMRPGQQLSEHAAKQLLRAYGIRVPREQLVTSAAAAVRAAGQVGYPVVMKASGAQIAHKTELGLVKIELTSASQVRDAYRELTDIARYEGVCLDGVLVCQMVERGVEMVVGVTHDDLFGPTVTVGLGGVLVEVLRDTAVRVPPFGEEQARDMCGELRGRALLDGVRGRPPADLDALVEVILRVQRMALELGDELAELDINPLMVLPRGQGAVALDALAVCR, encoded by the coding sequence ATGCTTGGATCAACCCACGGCACCCTCACCACCGACTCCCGCCGGGCCCGGGTCATCGCTTGCGGCGAGCAACCCGGGCCCGCCGTCCACGGCAGGCCGGCCGAGGTCGACGACCTCGACGTCAGCGGCCGGCCGCTGTACTGCGACGTCCCCGATCTGGACCGGTTCTTCCGGCCGGAGTCGGTCGCCGTCATCGGCGCCTCCGACGCCGAGGGGCGCCCGAACACCGGTGTCACCCGGCAGTTGGTGGCCTGGGCCGAGCGGGTCGGGGCCCGGCTGCACCCGGTGCATCCCACCCGCCCGTCCGTCTTCGGCATCCCCTGCTCCCCTTCCGTCGCCGACCTGCCCGAACAGGTCGATCTCGCCGTGCTGCTGGTCGCCGACCCCCTTCCCGTGGTCGAGGAACTGGCCGAGGCCAAGGTGAAGTTCGCGGTCGTCTTCGCCTCCGGGTTCGCGGAGACCGGCGAGGAGGGCGCCGCCGCCCAGGCCCGGCTCTCCGCGGCCGTACGACGGTCGGGGATGCGGCTGCTGGGGCCCAACACCAACCTCAACGCCTTCGAGCGGTTCCGCGACGACCTCGACGGACCGGCGATCGCCCTCATCACCCAGTCCGGCCACCAGGGCCGCCCCGTCTTCGCCCTCCAGGAGCTCGGCATCCGCCTCTCCCACTGGGCGCCGACCGGCAACGAGGCCGACCTGGAAACCGCCGACTTCCTCTCCTACTTCGCCGAGCGGCCCGAGGTCGGCGCGATCGCCTGCTACCTCGAGGGGCTGAAGGACGGCCGCTCCTTCCTGCTCTCCGCCGACCGGGCCGCCCGCCGCAAGGTGCCGGTGGTCGCGGTCAAGGTGGGCCGCACCGAGACCGGAGCCCGCACGGCCGCCTCCCACACCGGCAAGCTGACCGGCGCGGACACGGTGGTGGACGCGGCGATGCGGCAGTACGGGGTGATCCGCGTCGACGGTCTCGACGAACTCCAGGACACCGCCGCCCTGTTGGCCCGGGCCCGCCCGCCGCACGCCGAGGGGGTCGTCGTCTACTCGATCTCGGGCGGCACGGGCGCGCACTTCGCCGACCTGGCGACGGAGGCGGGGCTGAGCCTGCCCACGCTCTCGGACACCAAGCAGGCCGAGCTGCACCAGTGGATACCCGAGTACCTGAACGTGGCCAACCCCGTGGACAACGGCGGCCATCCGGTCGGCGACTGGCGCGGCCGGAAGATCATCGACGCGATCCTCGACGACCCGGCGGTCGGGGTGCTGATCTGCCCGGTCACCGGCCCCTTCCCGCCCCTGAGCGACAAGCTCGTCCAGGACCTGGTGGACGCGGCCGAGCGCACGGACAAGCTGGTCTGCGTGGTGTGGGGCTCACCGGTCGGCACCGAGCCGGCCTATCGCGAGGTCCTCCTCGGCTCCTCCCGGGTGGCCACCTTCCGCACGGTCGGGAACTGCATCACCGCGGTCCGCGCCTACCTCGACCACCACCGCTTCGTCGCCGCCTACCGCTCCCCCCTCGACGAGGCCCCGCGCACCACGTCCCCGTCCTTCCGCAAGGCACAGGCCCTGATGCGCCCGGGCCAGCAGCTGAGCGAGCACGCGGCGAAGCAACTGCTGCGGGCGTACGGCATCCGCGTACCGCGCGAGCAGCTGGTGACCAGCGCGGCGGCGGCCGTACGGGCGGCGGGCCAGGTGGGCTACCCGGTGGTGATGAAGGCGTCCGGCGCGCAGATCGCCCACAAGACCGAACTCGGTCTGGTGAAGATCGAGCTCACCTCCGCCAGCCAGGTCCGGGACGCCTACCGGGAGCTGACCGACATCGCCCGCTACGAGGGCGTCTGTCTGGACGGCGTCCTGGTCTGCCAGATGGTCGAGCGGGGTGTCGAGATGGTCGTCGGCGTCACCCACGACGACCTCTTCGGACCGACCGTCACGGTCGGGCTCGGCGGGGTGCTGGTCGAGGTCCTGCGCGACACCGCCGTACGTGTGCCGCCCTTCGGGGAGGAACAGGCCCGGGACATGTGCGGTGAGCTGCGCGGGCGGGCCCTGCTGGACGGGGTCCGGGGGCGCCCCCCGGCGGACCTCGACGCGCTCGTCGAGGTCATCCTGCGGGTGCAGCGCATGGCGCTGGAGCTCGGGGACGAGCTGGCCGAACTGGACATCAACCCGCTGATGGTGCTGCCCCGCGGGCAGGGCGCCGTGGCGCTGGACGCGCTGGCGGTGTGCCGCTGA
- a CDS encoding MFS transporter gives MTQTTEAAAPAPRTGKKRNRVPRTRIHRAWFVAAVTFVTIIGAAAFRSLPGLLIDPLHEDFGWSRGTIGAAVSINLALYGLTAPFAAALMDRYGIRRVVAVALTVIALGSGLTVWMTAAWQLLLCWGLLVGLGSGSMALAFAATVTNRWFTERRGLVTGILTAASASGQLIFLPVLSWMVERHDWRPAAVTVALAALAVVPFVWLLLRDHPADVGLKPYGATEFVPKPEPVPGAARRAVTVLLKAARTGPFWLLAGTFAICGASTNGLIQTHFVPAAHDHGMPITAAASLLAVIGVFDVVGTIASGWFTDRFDARRLLAVYYALRGISLLFLPMLLGPSVHPPMLFFIVFYGLDWVATVPPTVALCREHYGDDSAIVFGWVLASHQVGAALVAFVGGVVRDVFGEYDMIWYASGALCAAAALMALVIRRRPAALVPAVA, from the coding sequence GTGACCCAGACAACCGAAGCCGCCGCACCGGCACCCCGCACGGGAAAGAAGCGCAACCGCGTCCCCCGCACCCGCATCCACCGCGCCTGGTTCGTCGCCGCCGTCACCTTCGTGACGATCATCGGCGCGGCCGCCTTCCGCTCGCTGCCCGGACTGCTCATCGACCCGTTGCACGAGGACTTCGGCTGGTCGCGCGGCACGATCGGCGCGGCCGTCTCGATCAACCTCGCGCTGTACGGGCTCACCGCCCCCTTCGCGGCCGCGCTGATGGACCGCTACGGCATCCGCCGGGTCGTCGCCGTGGCGCTGACCGTGATCGCGCTGGGCTCGGGGCTGACGGTGTGGATGACGGCGGCCTGGCAGCTGCTGCTGTGCTGGGGCCTGCTGGTCGGGCTGGGCTCCGGCTCGATGGCGCTGGCGTTCGCGGCGACGGTCACCAACCGCTGGTTCACCGAACGGCGCGGCCTGGTCACCGGCATCCTGACCGCCGCCTCCGCCTCCGGCCAGCTGATCTTCCTGCCGGTGCTGTCCTGGATGGTCGAGAGGCACGACTGGCGCCCGGCGGCCGTCACCGTGGCCCTGGCCGCCCTCGCGGTCGTCCCCTTCGTCTGGCTGCTGCTGCGCGACCACCCGGCCGACGTGGGCCTGAAGCCGTACGGCGCGACGGAGTTCGTGCCCAAGCCGGAGCCCGTGCCGGGCGCCGCCCGCCGCGCGGTCACCGTGCTCCTCAAGGCCGCCCGCACCGGCCCGTTCTGGCTGCTCGCCGGCACCTTCGCGATCTGCGGCGCCTCCACCAACGGCCTGATCCAGACCCACTTCGTGCCCGCCGCCCACGACCACGGCATGCCCATCACGGCGGCGGCCTCGCTGCTCGCGGTCATCGGGGTGTTCGACGTGGTCGGCACCATCGCCTCGGGCTGGTTCACCGACCGCTTCGACGCGCGCCGGCTCCTCGCGGTGTACTACGCCCTGCGCGGCATCTCGCTGCTGTTCCTGCCCATGCTGCTCGGGCCGAGCGTCCACCCGCCGATGCTCTTCTTCATCGTCTTCTACGGCCTCGACTGGGTCGCCACCGTCCCGCCCACCGTCGCCCTGTGCCGTGAGCACTACGGCGACGACAGCGCGATCGTCTTCGGCTGGGTCCTCGCCTCGCACCAGGTCGGGGCGGCGCTCGTGGCCTTCGTCGGCGGTGTGGTGCGGGACGTCTTCGGTGAGTACGACATGATCTGGTACGCGTCCGGGGCGCTGTGCGCGGCGGCGGCGCTGATGGCGCTGGTGATCCGGCGCAGGCCGGCCGCGCTGGTCCCGGCCGTGGCCTAG
- a CDS encoding GlxA family transcriptional regulator, which translates to MAASEEPFRPHRVAVLAMDGLLPFELGIPHRIFDRPRDRLGRRLYEVVTCSIRPPGPVRTDSDFDVMVANGPEALATADTVIVPASYEFGPVYEDGVLTPELAAALAHIRPGTRLASICTGVYVLAAAGYLDGRPATTHWADAERLQRLFPRIAVDPNVLYVDDGDVLTSAGVAAGIDLCLHMLRRDHGSAVANAVARRTVVPPHREGGQAQYIRRPVPEPQLATTTTARAWALGRLHEPIQLRDMAEQESMSVRTFTRRFREEVGISPGQWLTQQRVEHARHLLESTDLSIDQIARNAGFGTAQSMRQHLQSTLGVTPTSYRRTFRTGSGISG; encoded by the coding sequence ATGGCCGCGTCCGAGGAACCGTTCCGCCCGCATCGCGTCGCCGTCCTCGCCATGGACGGTCTGCTCCCCTTCGAGCTGGGCATCCCGCACCGCATCTTCGACCGCCCCAGGGACCGTCTGGGGCGGCGTCTGTACGAGGTCGTCACCTGCTCGATCCGGCCGCCGGGCCCGGTCCGCACGGACTCCGACTTCGACGTCATGGTCGCGAACGGCCCGGAGGCCCTGGCCACCGCGGACACCGTGATCGTCCCGGCGTCCTACGAGTTCGGCCCGGTCTACGAGGACGGTGTCCTCACCCCCGAGCTGGCCGCCGCGCTCGCCCACATCCGGCCCGGCACCCGGCTCGCCTCCATCTGCACCGGCGTCTACGTCCTCGCCGCCGCGGGCTACCTCGACGGCCGTCCCGCCACCACGCACTGGGCCGACGCCGAGCGCCTCCAACGGCTCTTCCCGCGGATCGCGGTCGACCCGAACGTCCTGTACGTCGACGACGGCGACGTCCTCACCTCCGCTGGCGTCGCCGCCGGCATCGACCTGTGCCTGCACATGCTCCGCCGCGACCACGGCAGCGCCGTCGCCAACGCGGTGGCCCGGCGCACGGTCGTACCGCCGCACCGCGAGGGCGGCCAGGCCCAGTACATCCGGCGCCCCGTGCCGGAGCCCCAGCTGGCCACCACGACCACCGCCCGCGCCTGGGCCCTGGGCCGCCTCCACGAGCCGATCCAGCTGCGGGACATGGCCGAGCAGGAGTCGATGTCCGTACGGACCTTCACGCGCCGCTTCCGCGAGGAGGTCGGCATCAGCCCCGGCCAGTGGCTCACCCAGCAGCGAGTGGAGCACGCCCGGCACCTGCTGGAATCCACCGACCTCTCCATCGACCAGATCGCCCGCAACGCCGGCTTCGGCACGGCCCAGTCCATGCGCCAACACCTACAGTCGACCCTCGGCGTCACCCCCACCAGCTACCGCCGCACCTTCCGTACGGGGAGCGGGATCAGCGGCTAG
- a CDS encoding acyl-CoA dehydrogenase family protein: MDFGFSAQDQAFRAEARAWLGEHASAELDRRSWERALGKAGWIGLGWGEGGYGNRSATLTQQVAWAEEYARSCAPPRSGHIGENLLAPTLLAHGTPEQKGRFLPAIAAGDELWCQGYSEPGAGSDLAGIRTKAERAGDGTYRVTGQKIWTSLAREADWCFVLARTDPGSSRHRGLSFLLVPMDQPGRIEVRPIRQMTGTSEFNEVFFDGAHARVEHVVGGEGAGWRVAMSLLGFERGVSTLAQQIGFAAELGRVVRAAVDSGAVGDPVVRDRLVRQWAELRVMRWNALRTLGSSGDAGASNVAKLLWGGWHQRLGELAMQVRGSVAGVGPVDWSVTAPYELDAFQHLFLFSRADTIYGGSDQVQRTIIAERVLGLPKEPKGVV, translated from the coding sequence GTGGACTTTGGATTCAGCGCCCAGGATCAGGCTTTCCGGGCGGAGGCTCGGGCTTGGCTCGGTGAGCATGCATCGGCTGAGCTGGATCGTCGGTCATGGGAGCGTGCGCTGGGGAAGGCCGGGTGGATCGGGCTGGGGTGGGGCGAGGGCGGGTACGGGAATCGGAGTGCCACGCTCACGCAGCAGGTTGCCTGGGCCGAGGAGTACGCGCGGTCCTGTGCGCCGCCTCGCTCCGGGCACATCGGGGAGAACCTGCTGGCGCCGACCCTGCTCGCACACGGCACGCCCGAGCAGAAGGGGCGGTTCCTTCCCGCGATCGCGGCCGGGGACGAACTGTGGTGCCAGGGGTACAGCGAACCCGGGGCCGGCTCCGATCTCGCGGGGATCCGTACGAAGGCCGAGCGGGCCGGGGACGGTACGTATCGCGTCACCGGGCAGAAGATCTGGACGTCCCTGGCGCGGGAGGCGGACTGGTGTTTCGTCCTGGCCCGCACCGACCCCGGGTCCAGCCGCCATCGTGGCCTGTCCTTCCTGCTCGTTCCCATGGACCAGCCGGGGCGGATCGAGGTGCGGCCCATTCGGCAGATGACCGGCACCAGCGAGTTCAACGAGGTGTTCTTCGACGGTGCGCACGCGCGCGTGGAGCACGTCGTCGGAGGCGAGGGGGCCGGGTGGCGGGTCGCGATGAGTCTGCTCGGGTTCGAGCGGGGGGTGTCCACGCTCGCCCAGCAGATCGGGTTCGCCGCCGAGCTGGGGCGGGTGGTGCGGGCGGCCGTCGACAGTGGGGCGGTGGGTGATCCCGTCGTACGGGACCGGCTGGTCCGGCAGTGGGCCGAGCTGCGGGTGATGCGGTGGAACGCCCTGCGGACGCTGGGGAGTTCGGGGGACGCCGGCGCTTCCAACGTCGCCAAGCTGCTGTGGGGCGGGTGGCATCAGCGGCTCGGGGAGCTGGCCATGCAGGTGCGGGGGTCGGTGGCGGGGGTCGGGCCTGTCGACTGGTCGGTCACGGCGCCGTACGAACTCGACGCGTTTCAGCATCTGTTCCTGTTCTCCCGGGCCGACACGATCTACGGCGGCTCGGACCAGGTCCAGCGCACGATCATCGCCGAGCGGGTGCTCGGGCTGCCGAAGGAACCCAAGGGGGTTGTGTGA